Proteins from one Shewanella pealeana ATCC 700345 genomic window:
- a CDS encoding ubiquinone biosynthesis accessory factor UbiJ: MSRDLSLLTCAAIEISLNKLISQSPEDYAKLRNLHGKVLCIQLSQLSWPLYFLFAKEIQVFSRYEGEVTTKVNADATTLYQLTEGANLTELIKQDKLSLEGDLSLLQTFSHYMQQVEVDFAEPLSHYIGDAPTHFIHQGLKQAKQDVTKVLRKTRSHLGQLTTEEYRLAPHKLEYIYLSDRIDDLAADVEATATRIDQLINRVKTQP, encoded by the coding sequence ATGTCTCGTGACTTGTCACTACTGACCTGTGCCGCGATTGAGATCAGCTTAAACAAGCTGATCTCTCAATCTCCTGAAGATTACGCTAAGTTGCGTAATCTTCATGGCAAAGTGCTATGCATCCAGCTTTCACAGCTTAGCTGGCCGCTATACTTTCTGTTTGCTAAAGAGATCCAAGTCTTCTCGCGCTATGAAGGCGAAGTCACGACCAAAGTCAATGCCGATGCTACCACCCTCTACCAACTAACTGAGGGGGCAAATCTCACCGAACTGATCAAACAAGATAAGCTCAGTCTCGAGGGTGATCTCAGCTTATTACAAACATTCAGCCATTATATGCAACAAGTTGAAGTCGACTTTGCAGAGCCTCTATCGCACTACATTGGTGATGCCCCGACCCACTTTATTCATCAGGGGCTCAAACAAGCCAAGCAAGATGTCACTAAGGTTCTACGTAAGACACGTTCACATCTTGGACAACTGACCACTGAAGAGTATCGACTCGCTCCCCATAAGCTCGAATATATCTATTTAAGTGATAGAATCGATGACTTAGCCGCCGATGTCGAGGCGACAGCTACACGGATTGACCAGCTTATCAACAGGGTAAAAACACAACCATGA
- the ubiB gene encoding ubiquinone biosynthesis regulatory protein kinase UbiB, with amino-acid sequence MTVKSIRRAYHVIRTALHYGLDDLLPPKLTPWYFKLLRYCFFWLRNQHKDKVGGERLKLAMQELGPVYIKFGQMLSTRRDLLSDEWAEELAMLQDRVPPFDSAIARESIEKELNAPIERYFNDFDDTPLASASISQVHTATLKSNGAAVVLKVLRPDVEKKVHADLLLMSQAADFLERLLGANNRLRPAEVVEDYRTTIEGELNLKLEALNAIKLRNNFIDSNALYIPYMYEELCFTRLIVMERIDGIPVSDKVALEAQGTNLKLLAERGVELFFTQVFRDNFFHADMHPGNVFVSREHPNDPFYIGLDCGIMGTLTDEDKRYLAENFLAFFNRDYRRIAQLYIESGWVSADTDVGAFEQAVKVVCEPMFNKPLDEISFGHVLLELFRTARRFDMVVQPQLVLLEKTLLYIEGLGRQLYPQLDLWQTAKPFLEQWMAEQVGPKAMAAKVKQQLPYWAEHLPELPELIYDNLKIGRDLSKNQNKLLDRYLKHQQKAHKSNYLLITSAILVICGTILLNQDATLWPSYGSIGIGITLWVLGWRSRPKNRKI; translated from the coding sequence ATGACAGTAAAAAGTATCAGGCGCGCTTATCACGTTATTCGTACTGCATTGCATTACGGACTGGATGATTTACTTCCCCCTAAGTTAACGCCTTGGTACTTCAAACTCTTAAGGTACTGCTTCTTTTGGCTACGAAATCAACACAAAGATAAAGTCGGTGGTGAGCGGTTAAAGCTTGCGATGCAAGAGCTTGGGCCTGTCTACATCAAGTTTGGACAGATGCTGTCGACTCGTCGTGACCTGTTATCTGATGAGTGGGCCGAAGAACTTGCCATGTTGCAAGATAGGGTGCCACCGTTTGACTCAGCAATTGCAAGGGAATCTATCGAGAAGGAACTCAATGCTCCAATCGAACGCTACTTTAACGACTTTGACGACACCCCGCTGGCTTCGGCCTCTATCTCTCAAGTTCATACTGCCACGCTGAAATCTAATGGCGCAGCTGTCGTCCTCAAAGTATTACGCCCAGATGTTGAGAAGAAGGTTCATGCAGATTTACTGCTGATGTCACAAGCTGCCGATTTTCTAGAGAGGCTGCTAGGTGCAAATAATCGCTTACGTCCTGCTGAAGTGGTTGAAGACTACCGTACGACCATAGAGGGCGAGCTCAACCTCAAACTCGAAGCGCTCAATGCCATAAAGTTACGCAATAACTTTATCGACTCCAATGCACTCTACATCCCCTATATGTATGAAGAGTTATGCTTCACGCGACTAATTGTTATGGAGCGTATCGACGGCATTCCAGTATCAGATAAAGTAGCACTAGAAGCCCAAGGCACTAACTTAAAGCTGCTTGCTGAGCGTGGTGTAGAGCTGTTCTTCACTCAAGTATTCCGTGATAACTTTTTCCACGCAGACATGCACCCAGGCAATGTATTCGTCAGTAGAGAGCATCCTAACGACCCTTTCTATATCGGTTTAGATTGCGGCATCATGGGTACGCTTACCGATGAGGATAAACGCTACTTGGCCGAGAATTTCTTAGCCTTCTTCAATCGCGACTATCGCCGCATTGCTCAGCTTTATATTGAGTCGGGCTGGGTCTCAGCCGATACCGATGTGGGTGCCTTCGAACAAGCGGTAAAAGTGGTTTGTGAGCCGATGTTTAACAAACCACTAGATGAGATATCATTTGGCCATGTGCTGCTTGAGCTATTTAGAACCGCACGTCGCTTCGACATGGTGGTGCAACCACAGCTGGTTTTACTCGAAAAAACCCTACTGTATATCGAAGGGCTTGGGCGTCAACTGTATCCGCAACTGGATTTATGGCAAACGGCTAAACCTTTCTTAGAGCAGTGGATGGCCGAGCAGGTTGGTCCTAAAGCCATGGCAGCAAAAGTTAAGCAGCAGTTACCTTATTGGGCCGAACACTTGCCTGAACTGCCAGAACTTATCTATGACAACTTGAAAATAGGTCGCGACCTATCTAAAAATCAAAACAAATTGTTAGATCGGTATCTCAAACATCAGCAAAAAGCTCATAAAAGTAACTATCTGTTGATTACATCGGCCATTTTAGTGATCTGTGGCACTATTTTGTTAAACCAAGACGCTACACTATGGCCCTCTTATGGCAGTATTGGCATAGGCATCACTCTGTGGGTGCTGGGATGGCGATCGAGACCAAAGAATCGCAAAATTTAG
- the tatA gene encoding Sec-independent protein translocase subunit TatA → MGGISIWQLLIIALIVVLLFGTKKLRSLGGDLGGAVKGFKNAMSSEEEKKALEENATDKPAADTAKVTETAKVAETAEKKAESKGKEQA, encoded by the coding sequence ATGGGTGGCATTAGTATTTGGCAACTTCTTATCATTGCTTTAATTGTCGTATTATTGTTTGGAACTAAGAAGTTACGTTCACTAGGCGGCGATTTAGGTGGTGCAGTTAAGGGCTTTAAGAACGCCATGTCTTCTGAAGAAGAGAAGAAAGCTCTAGAAGAAAACGCAACTGACAAGCCAGCTGCTGACACTGCTAAAGTGACAGAAACTGCAAAAGTTGCTGAGACAGCCGAGAAAAAGGCTGAGTCTAAAGGTAAAGAACAGGCGTAA
- the tatB gene encoding Sec-independent protein translocase protein TatB — protein MFDGIGFMELLLIGILGLVVLGPERLPTAVRSISSWIRAMKKMANSVKDELEQELKIEQLHSDLKNAESQGLKNLSPELQDSIDQLKEAAQSVNRPYQVEDVPAAKETPAKETPTAEKSTTTGANSDKPNG, from the coding sequence ATGTTCGACGGTATCGGCTTTATGGAGTTGCTGCTGATTGGGATCTTGGGCCTAGTAGTACTTGGCCCAGAAAGACTTCCAACGGCTGTGCGCTCAATTTCTAGCTGGATCCGCGCCATGAAAAAAATGGCTAACTCGGTAAAAGACGAATTAGAGCAAGAGCTTAAAATTGAGCAACTGCACTCTGATTTGAAAAATGCAGAGAGTCAGGGTTTAAAGAACCTTTCTCCAGAGTTACAGGATTCAATCGATCAATTAAAAGAAGCGGCTCAATCTGTTAATCGTCCTTATCAAGTAGAAGACGTGCCTGCGGCGAAAGAAACTCCTGCCAAAGAAACACCAACTGCTGAAAAAAGTACGACTACAGGTGCTAATTCAGACAAACCTAACGGGTAG
- the tatC gene encoding twin-arginine translocase subunit TatC, which translates to MSQQQPLISHLLELRTKLLRAIGSVLLVFICLVYWANDIYHYMATPLMQALPESSSMIATDVAAPFFAPFKLTLVLSFFVAVPYVLYQVWSFVAPGLYKHEKRLVVPLLASSTLLFYLGIAFAYYIVFPVVFGFFTSVAPEGVEVATDISSYLNFILKLFFAFGLAFEIPVAVVLLCWAGVTTPAELKEKRPYIVVGAFVIGMLLTPPDIISQTMLAIPMLILFEGGLVAARFYSKPDEDEDEDETEQEKPES; encoded by the coding sequence ATGTCACAACAGCAGCCATTAATCAGCCATCTGCTCGAGTTGCGCACTAAGTTACTGCGGGCAATTGGCAGTGTTCTTTTGGTGTTTATTTGCTTGGTATATTGGGCAAACGATATCTACCATTATATGGCCACCCCATTGATGCAGGCACTGCCTGAATCAAGCAGTATGATTGCAACCGATGTTGCTGCGCCATTTTTTGCCCCCTTTAAATTGACATTAGTTCTGTCGTTTTTTGTTGCAGTACCTTATGTCCTTTATCAAGTGTGGTCTTTTGTCGCACCTGGTCTGTATAAGCATGAAAAGCGCTTGGTTGTACCTCTACTAGCGAGCAGTACGTTGCTCTTCTATCTAGGTATCGCTTTCGCCTATTATATCGTTTTCCCTGTCGTATTTGGTTTCTTTACCAGCGTGGCCCCTGAAGGGGTTGAAGTTGCGACTGACATCAGCAGTTATTTGAATTTTATTCTAAAACTGTTCTTTGCATTTGGTTTGGCTTTTGAGATCCCAGTAGCGGTTGTCCTACTATGTTGGGCGGGTGTCACCACACCTGCAGAGCTAAAAGAGAAACGACCATATATCGTGGTCGGTGCATTTGTTATCGGTATGCTACTAACGCCACCAGATATCATCTCTCAAACTATGTTAGCGATCCCAATGCTAATTCTGTTTGAAGGCGGTTTAGTGGCTGCACGTTTCTACAGCAAGCCAGATGAAGATGAAGATGAAGATGAGACTGAGCAGGAAAAACCTGAGTCTTAG
- a CDS encoding TatD family hydrolase: MPEYMDIAVNLVGSSLEKDIQRVVDDAAAQSVTSMVIIGSHIQESEQAISLCEQFPGQLYCTAGIHPHHASEWQTDSADILRKLTLSPSVIAVGECGLDYNRDFSPRDMQRKAFAEQLALAVELKMPVLMHERDAHDDFLAILKEYRSDLPAALLHCFTGNKQSLDAYIELDLYLGVTGWVCDERRGQELASLVPHIPDERILIETDSPYLLPRSMRPKPKSSKNEPKYLPYIAQYVAALRQQNINDFAETSYRNSRRFFGLEY; encoded by the coding sequence ATGCCAGAATATATGGATATAGCTGTCAACCTAGTTGGCAGCTCGCTTGAAAAAGACATTCAGCGAGTCGTCGATGATGCAGCGGCTCAGTCAGTCACCTCCATGGTGATTATTGGCAGTCACATCCAAGAGAGTGAACAGGCCATCAGTCTGTGTGAGCAGTTCCCAGGACAACTCTATTGTACCGCAGGTATTCACCCTCATCACGCCAGTGAATGGCAAACAGACAGTGCAGATATATTACGAAAATTAACCCTTTCTCCGAGCGTGATCGCTGTGGGCGAATGTGGTTTAGATTATAATCGCGACTTCTCCCCCAGAGATATGCAGCGCAAGGCATTTGCAGAGCAGTTGGCACTAGCCGTAGAACTCAAAATGCCTGTATTAATGCATGAGCGTGATGCCCATGATGATTTCCTAGCAATTCTAAAAGAATACCGTTCTGACCTGCCAGCGGCTCTGTTGCATTGCTTTACAGGCAATAAACAATCTCTCGATGCATATATAGAGTTGGATCTGTATTTAGGGGTGACGGGTTGGGTCTGCGATGAGCGCAGAGGACAAGAGCTAGCATCGCTCGTGCCTCACATTCCAGATGAGCGGATCTTGATTGAAACAGATAGCCCATACCTATTACCAAGAAGCATGCGCCCGAAACCAAAATCCAGTAAAAATGAACCTAAATATCTGCCATATATTGCTCAGTATGTTGCCGCTCTCAGACAGCAAAATATTAATGACTTTGCAGAGACAAGCTACAGAAATAGCCGTCGGTTCTTTGGTTTAGAGTATTAA
- a CDS encoding sensor domain-containing diguanylate cyclase translates to MKAKLLQLVLTTLLLFSGLVTAGDPLIITKHSDDKIELTSQLYITHVNATIERLVNPAVRWQKYEPKAMLGIGEKAYWVRLSLSYESGVSRQQIISIANPHLDHIEFYHFSGPTLLKQLRAGDSLPFNQRPIISTHFLYSFNNHQQDSHDFYLRVKTSGTFSIPMTLWTIDSYYQNAERHSVFYGFQIGVLIAIGIFSLLIAVTSHSFSYSYYAGFVLSITLFVASLHGLAFRFIWPNFPSVQEFALPALLSLSMMFAFLFSEKAMHLKYHNQTMLRLCRASAAMSLVLLLSGLLLNYSTALTINIYAVMLSSILLMCMSLAQAFKGNKLAKFFAIGWAGMMLGALISGAIYLGLLHWDLQAKTPFMIGLSLEVVFMAALLAIRYNDERLNKLKIQKDALIQANKAQETKEEALRIEARSSEKLSQMVQERTLELEIALRELNEANQKLTEQTRVDSLTGVKNRASFDKRIMAEGRISRRQQTPLSILMLDIDRFKLINDSYGHLAGDQALRVIADKLKETLKRPTDLVSRFGGEEFAIILPNTDKIGAQQVAETLRKVICELPISWGEDSIPLTVSIGVSSEIITSEEHTTLLLEQADKALYQAKNDGRNRVRLYSPDQD, encoded by the coding sequence ATGAAGGCCAAGCTTCTGCAACTTGTCCTTACCACATTATTGCTATTCTCTGGCTTAGTAACAGCTGGAGACCCCCTCATTATTACTAAGCATAGCGACGACAAAATTGAGCTAACATCCCAACTCTATATTACCCATGTGAATGCCACTATCGAACGGCTCGTGAACCCAGCCGTTCGATGGCAAAAATATGAACCAAAAGCGATGCTGGGCATTGGAGAAAAAGCCTATTGGGTTAGGTTATCCCTTAGCTATGAATCAGGTGTTTCTAGGCAGCAAATTATATCTATCGCAAATCCACATTTAGATCATATCGAGTTTTATCACTTCAGTGGCCCTACGCTGCTTAAACAATTACGAGCAGGCGACAGTTTGCCTTTCAACCAAAGGCCTATTATAAGCACTCATTTTCTGTACTCGTTTAATAACCACCAACAAGATAGCCATGATTTCTATTTGCGAGTGAAAACGTCCGGAACATTTAGCATACCGATGACCCTCTGGACTATCGATTCCTACTACCAAAATGCCGAACGACATTCGGTCTTTTATGGTTTTCAGATTGGCGTGTTAATAGCCATTGGTATCTTTAGCCTGTTAATCGCTGTGACTTCTCATTCATTCAGTTATAGCTATTATGCTGGTTTTGTACTCTCCATTACCCTTTTTGTTGCGAGCTTACACGGATTAGCATTTAGGTTTATCTGGCCAAATTTTCCGAGCGTGCAAGAGTTTGCTTTGCCAGCCCTACTGAGCCTATCTATGATGTTTGCCTTCTTGTTCTCAGAGAAGGCAATGCACCTTAAGTACCACAATCAGACTATGCTGCGACTCTGTCGAGCTAGTGCCGCAATGTCTTTAGTGCTGCTTTTAAGCGGGTTATTACTCAACTACTCAACTGCGTTAACGATCAATATTTACGCGGTAATGCTTTCCAGCATATTATTAATGTGCATGTCTCTCGCCCAAGCTTTCAAAGGCAATAAGCTAGCAAAGTTCTTTGCTATAGGCTGGGCAGGTATGATGTTAGGGGCATTGATATCTGGTGCTATATATCTAGGTTTGCTTCACTGGGACCTTCAAGCTAAAACTCCTTTTATGATTGGCCTAAGTTTAGAGGTTGTTTTTATGGCAGCCCTACTCGCGATCCGCTATAACGATGAACGCCTAAATAAATTAAAAATACAGAAAGACGCACTCATTCAAGCAAATAAAGCACAGGAGACCAAAGAAGAGGCGTTACGCATCGAAGCTAGAAGTAGCGAAAAGTTATCTCAAATGGTTCAAGAACGCACCCTAGAACTAGAGATTGCCCTACGAGAACTCAATGAGGCAAATCAGAAACTCACCGAACAGACAAGAGTAGACAGCCTGACAGGCGTTAAAAATCGCGCCTCATTCGATAAACGTATCATGGCCGAAGGTCGAATTAGTCGAAGACAGCAGACCCCATTATCAATTTTAATGCTGGATATCGATCGCTTTAAATTAATTAATGACTCCTATGGCCACCTAGCTGGCGATCAAGCTTTACGCGTAATCGCCGATAAATTAAAAGAAACTTTAAAGCGACCAACCGATCTAGTGTCACGTTTTGGCGGAGAGGAGTTTGCTATTATATTACCCAACACTGATAAAATAGGTGCACAGCAAGTAGCTGAGACGTTAAGGAAAGTTATCTGCGAACTGCCTATTAGTTGGGGGGAAGACAGTATCCCTCTAACAGTTAGTATTGGGGTGAGTAGCGAAATTATTACCTCAGAAGAACATACTACTTTATTATTAGAACAAGCAGATAAAGCACTTTATCAAGCAAAGAATGACGGGCGTAACCGAGTAAGACTCTACAGCCCCGATCAAGATTAA